The genomic window cccagtttggtttcATCTGCCaatttgatgagcatctcctcaattccttcatccaagttgtttataaagttGTTGAagaacaacgggcccaggacagaaccctgtggtacCCCCTTGTCACTTTTcaccaggatgacaaggaaccatttgTGAGCACTATTTTGGTTCAGTCAGTCGACCAGTTACAattccacctaacagttacctcattcaacccacactTTACCAGTTTCCTCACAAGTGTATCATagggaactttgtcaaaagctctactgtagttacaagtaggtagccatgttggactgccatagttgaaacaaaattttaaaaaattccttccgtagcaccttagagaccaagtttgttattggtattagcttttgtgtgcatgcacacttcttcaggggttttttaaattttgttttgtcaaaagccttactgaaatcaagatacactatgttcacatcattcccctgatccaccaagcttgttactccataaaaagaaaagaaaagatatgagatttgtctggcagaGTAGAGCAGAAAATTGAATTCCAACAGGATCATCACTCCCTAGGATTTTGCTCCTGAGCTACAAGTTTTTCAGAGATTTACCCTACTGGGATTTAGCTGCTAGCACACAATGGCTTTTTTGTCCCATTGTTGCAAGTTGTTCTAGTAAATTACATACTATGTGACCCAACACCACAATGCAGCTTCAAGAACCAGTGTGGCTTCCAGATCCAATGCGGCTTCCAGATCCAATGTGGCTTCTAGATCCAATGTCTCTTCCAGATCCAATGTGGCTTCTAGATCCAATGTCTCTTCCAGATCTAATGTGGCATCCAGGACAATATTAAAACGGAGACGAAAACCACCTCCCACAAAGGGTATGTATGCAGCACACATAGAACTGGTTCATAGCCTAGACAAGGAACACACTGGAAAGGAAAGTTGGGAGAGCAACAGGAGGCATCTGTGACCAGTCGTGGTGGGGAGGGCTAGAGAAAAGCCAGCAGTGCGCTATCACTCCAACAGGCTCATTTAGCCGACAAACTAGTGCTATGCCAGCCTCAGGCTATGTTCTCCCCTGATCCACCATGTGGTAAGAATTGACCACTGCTCCTTGCCCAGGTGAGGCAACAACAAACCTTTAAATAAACATGCAACAAAGAGAATATCAAGGCAAGCTTCCTGTAAGGGCCTAGTTTATTAAAGCTATTTCGCAATAGGACAGCCTTCGCTCTGCTGGGAGAGGCGCAGGAGAAGTGTGCCCAGTTGATCCTCATTGATCACTACCATCAACTATGGTATTCTTCCGGAGGGACTGACTGAGCTGGGATTGGGTGACACTGCTATGCCAGTGGTTCTAAGTCCTGCTTGGATGACTGTGCTTGGGGAGTTCTGTTCAGCACCATGGAGCCTTCAACGCAGGGTTCCTCAAAGTTCGATTTTATCCCCCATGCGGAGTAGGGTCACCCAGACTTTTGGAGTGTGTTGTAAgaaatgctgatgacacacagctctatctCCCCTTTACACTTGCAGGAATGGCAGCTGACATACTAGAGAGATGCCtggcctcagtaatggactggatgagagccaataaacggaagtttaatccagacaagactgaGGTGCAGtcagtgggtggttccctagacaagatgggtgggatatggcctgttctggatggggtcagactccctctgaaggagcagctaTGTAGTTtgagggtacttctggatccattactGTCACTtgaaaggaaaaagcaaaaaagtTGTCCATGATACTTAAagcagattttctttctttctttttctccatcaAGGAAAACTCGCTGCTGTTTTGCATCAGATAGAAGAGTTCTTTGTCTCTTCCATTGGGACATTTATCGCAGTGATGATGTGCCTGGTCCTGTTTTTTGCTGCAGTTGGAGCGGTTAGTCTGTGTAAGTTTAGGCTGTGTAGGCCTTTAATGTTATCCTGTTTGGCTTTACATCAGTAGGAAGAACACTTTCAAAAGTGTCTCCTTAATCCAAGCACAGCTAAGCCCTTTTACCTCCCATTGATTCCAGTGTGCAAGGTAAGGATGTGGCTAAATCTCACCCATTCAAATGAATGTCtgtttcttagaatcatagaatcatagagttggaagagaccacaagggccatctagtccaacccttgctCCTCTTGCTCCTCAGTAACTGCTTAGCTGCTCCAGAGACTTCAAAGGCCAACATTATGAAGCAACCTGTGCAGCCACCTGTCCTACACTGCAACTCCATTCCACTTTCCTCTTAGAAAAACGGGTGCACAGTCTGCTTCACTGAGTGGTCGGAACAGCTAAATTCAAACAAAAGAGGTCTTCAAGTCATCTAGGAAGCCATCCTCCCTCTCTGACCTTCTCCCTAGCCCTAGATGAGTAGAAGAAAGTTGTCAAAGGACAGGGAAATCATATTGATTTCTGAGCGAAATCAGATGTTTGTgtgtgccacattttaaaagtctAATCCCTTCATGTGTTACTTATCCATTTGTGGGTTCAATTTAAGGTTctggtgttttgagactacaattcccaccacccctgaccactggtcctgatagctaggcatcatgggagttgtaggccaaaaacatctggaagaagccTAACCTAGAAAGTCTTCACTGACTTATGCCCCAAGTGTCTGAAGGACATATTGTCTTGTACAACCTGCTCAGGTCCTGAAATCTTGGAGGTAGGAGTGGATTGTCTCATTATCCCACTGTCAGTGGCAATCCATTAGGTGGCAAGACAGAAAAGAGACTTCTGTGTGGTAGCACCCTGATTGTGAAATGTCCTACCTCTGGAATTATATAACGCATCAACACTTGCCATTTTGGCACCTGGTTAGTATCTGTTTGTTCTCCAGGTATACTGGTGGGAATATTAGGCGTTTTCCGGGTACTGGTTGGGAATATTAGGTTTTCTGTTTCCAGTGAGAATTTTGAGAGCACATGGTGGGCTGGGCTGAAGGGGacagaagagaagacttccttgTCCATACAGAAATCCATTGCACCAGTGGCACTGCGGCACTGGATACAGCCCTAACTCTGTGCTTTTACTTGATCTCGTTTATTTTATGTTATAAaatgttgtaacctgtcctgagAATTCTCTGTGATGGGTGGGGTAAGAAGGACCAgatattaaaattcaataaattcaggCACCTTGGTTAGCCTAAAACAACTTTATTTCACAGATCACCCACTGAGGTCATTCTCCAGATCCTCCCACCATCAGAAGTGGGGTTGGTGGTGAGAACCAGGGAGGGCCCTTTTGGTTTTCCACTCTCTGCTCTGAAGCTCTCTCACTAATTTTGGTTATTATTTACTGGCAGATAAAGACTTGTCCTGGCCTTTATTTATCCACATTGATTTTATTCAATTTAGAGACCGCccttcacagggtggtttacaggtttcattttaatgcagttttattACAGGAATGCTGCCCACTCTGCTGCATTACAGGAatgctgcccacttttgctttgaGATGTGAAGAGTCTTAAAAAATTGCTAACACACGGGGAGCATTGATTCCAAATCCAACATAATTTGACTCACCATTTCATTCCCTCCAAACTCTTCTATAGATATTCATAAACGGGATCACACAACATCTGAAATGGATTTAGCAATGAAAACTATCAGGGACTTCATGATCAAAGAGAAACCATccctccaaggaaggaatggTAAGGAAGGTGTCATAGTCCATACACTTAGGGCCACTCCTTACCCCTACTCCAGCAGGGGGTATTGCCCCATAGCAGAGCTTCTTTGCTTTCCACCTGCCCAGACTCATCCAACACCACTGAAGATgttcctcatgaggccggaggaacatcgcccAGCTGTGGAGCGTGGAGGCCACTCTCttcaaggccctttccacctggcctagggggtgaggcccacactcaccagccccactgaagagccTCCTCATGAGGCCAGAGGAACATCGCCCGGCTGTGGGGCGTGGTGGCCACTctctgcaaggccctttccacctggcctagggggtgaggcccacactcaccagccccactgaagaggctcctcatgaggccagagGAACATCGCCCAGCTGTGGAGCGTGGAGGCCACTCTCttcaaggccctttccacctggcctagggggtgaggcccacactcaccagccccactgaagagccTCCTCATGAGGCCAGAGGAACATCGCCCGGCTGTGGGGCGTGGAGGCCACTctctgcaaggccctttccacctggcctagggggcagggcccacactcaccagccccactgaagggGCCCCTCATGAGGCCAGAGGAACATCGCCGGGCTGTGGGGCGTGGAGGCCACTCTCttcaaggccctttccacctggcctagggggtgaggcccacactcaccagccccactgaagagccTCCTCATGAGGCCAGAGGAACATCGCCTGGCTGTGGGGCGTGGAGGCCACTctctgcaaggccctttccacctggcctagggggtgaggcccacactcaccagccccactgaagggGCCCCTCATGAGGCCAGAGGAACATCGCCTGGCTGTGGGGCGTGGAGGCCACTctctgcaaggccctttccacctgacctagggggtgaggcccacactcaccagccccactgaagagccTCCTCATGAGGCCTGAGGAACATCGCCTGGCTGTGGGGCGTGGAGGCCACTctctgcaaggccctttccacctggcctagggggtgaggcccacactcaccagccccactgaagagccTCCTCATGAGGCCTGAGGAACATCGCCTGGCTGTGGGGCGTGGAGGCCACTctctgcaaggccctttccacctggcctagggggtgaggcccacactcaccagccccactgaagagccTCCTCATGAGGCCAGAGGAACATCGCCTGGCTGTGGGGCGTGGAGGCCACTctctgcaaggccctttccacctggcctagggggcagggcccacactcaccagccccactgaagggGCCCCTCATGAGGCCAGAGGAACATCGCCCGGCTGTGGGGCGTGGAGGCCACTctctgcaaggccctttccacctggcctagggggtgaggcccacactcaccagccccactgaaggggcccctcatgaggccggaggaagaTCGCCCGGCTGTGGGGCATGAAGGCCGCTCCCtgaaaggccctttccacctggcctagggggcagggcccacactcaccagccccactgaagaggctcctcatgaggccggaggaacattgCCTGGCTGTGGGGCatgaaggccgctccctgcaaggccctttccacctggcctagggggcagggcccacactcaccagccctactatgttaaatatgtattctttaGTTGACCTGCTTTGTAATGTTTTACTTTGAAATCTTTAAGGTATTATTTCagttttctgttatgttgctttgactgtatactctatatttgactttcttcagattgttttatttatgttttattgatttaatatgctgtacacCGCTTTgagtttttttcttaaaaatacaaagcgttataggggggggggggaatcagatcaATGCTCAGCAGATTACAGACCACCCTGAATGCTAGAATGTGGCCAGTCACAAGTTAAGGGGAAACAGCCTTTTTATAGAGTTGGATAGCTGTTTGAGATCTCACTGACCTGAATTATCCAAACCTTTCAGATTCTGAAATACTTGCTGAAGCTGAGAAGTTAGCGGGTGAATTGCTTATATGGGCTGACAGAGCAAATGAAGTCCAGTCCGCAATCAGTAAGTCATTCTTAAGATGGTGATGTTGAGAGTATAGGGGGAACCCGTGTACTGAAAGCCCCTCATCTGCACAGAGGTCCTACCATCCTCTAGAATCCATCAATTTCACTTTGACAAAAAGACCAAGCAACACGAGCCTCCAAAATCCAGGGAGAAATTTGGATGAGAGTTTTGTGGCTTTggatttttgtggctgtgtgagtTGATAAACTCCTTCTTGAAAGGATTCCTAACTGGTGGCGGAAGTTGGCTGAATTCTGGGAGTTTGGGATATGAAGACAGAAATGCCTCACTTTCCATATGAGATGAACCGGGACCCCTCCAAGCTTAGACCTCAGGTCGTTGTGCTTCAAATTGGGATTTGCTCATTACCACCCCACCACTGTAACTCTGCCctgtgtttggatttgatatcccgctttatcactacccgaaggagtctcaaagcggctcacattctcctttcccttcctcccccacaacaaacactctgtgaggtgagtggggctgagagacttcagagaagtgtgactagtccaagatcacccagcagctgcatgtggaggagcggagacgcgaacccggttcaccagataacgagtctaccgctcttaaccactacacctcactggctcCCAAAggtcagggctttaaaggtcaacaccaacactttgaattgtgctcggaaacgtaactAGTTGCAGGTGCAGGACAAGCACACCTAAAACTAACCAGCACACCTAAATTGACCCTTTCTTGTTCTTCTCCTCTGCTTGCATAAACCCTTATACATTAACATATGGAAAGCTTCCTtgtatgttttctttaaaattccAAAACGGCTTATGAAAATGAGGAAAGTGTGCTGAAGGGAAGGTTCCAGGTCAGAGGCTCACCTGGGACAAAGGCAAAAAGATGTTGATCAAAGAGAGGCAAAAAGATGTTGATCAAAGAGAAAGCCGTGGATCAGTGCCAAGAGAGGTTGCCAAGGTTATGCTGAATGATTACACAGGTTACAAGAAAAATGCCACCTTTAAAAATGAggcttggagtggggggggggagttgcttagagcaaggtgttctgggaacgagaaaggggaaagaggtaGAATTCCATgtggctggaggaggctgcactgACATGCAAGAATCTCATCTGAAGCATCCTGTCTAAGTATGTGTCAAATAAACTATACTTCTTAAAGACACTCACCTCCACTATTCCtcaattttctcaatggaaacacaaccctgggaAAGCAACTGGAACCTCCCAAAATCTTGCTACTGCTCGGCAGGGATTGGGGGTGCTGCACAATCTTCATAGCATTACCAATCTGTTGGTGAATGCAAACAGTGGAacagggaaggaaaaggaggacaaATGACCTGGCTAAATGTGTCCTTTATTAGAACAAACCTTTCAGAGTGTTAGCTATCGTGTCTTTTGGTGGATTGTAATGAAATATCAGTATGTAATTCATAATGACTTTATGGGGCGGGGATCTGTTAGACCTTCAGCCCAGCTCCTGCTAAATCTGCTTTTCTTCCCCCACCTTCCCACTTTCTGGCTTGGTTCAAAGATGACCTCGCTTCAAATCATCGTCAAAAGTGGCAGCCATACAAAGAGGCTCTCTATTTGTTTGATGAAGCACTAGTATACTGGCATGATGCAGAAAGGCTTTGTGAGAGTAAAAAATCCAAACTGATTATTATTCAAAACGACAAAGAGGAGGTAAGCTAGCTGAACACTGTATATATAAATGGCAGGAATAATCCTTTGCAATTTGATGGTTTTATGGCTTTCTGGGCAAGATACTTTGGCCATagctgcaccatacatttaaagcatgattGTACCACTTTAGGGTCATAGCTTCCCCCCTAGGATCCTGGGAAGTTTGTTAAAGATACTGAGAGCTTTTTAGCAGacctcctgttcccctcacattgttacaattcccagagttctgtgGGAATTGGGATGGATAGATAACCCACTTTGGAATCTGAGGGGGGAAGGGACTGTGGGAAACACCGTGGCGGGCAATGATGCAAAGCCCCTGCACTGGAAGCTTCTCTGGGCGTCTTCCCTCTGGAGTGCAGCACAGGACGTTCTGTAACTCTTCAGCCCCGGTGCACAGCAACAACACATATCAGAATTTATGTGCACACTCAAACATCAGAGTAAAGCTGGAAGCTGAGGCATCTATGTTTATTAAGTAATATATACAAGACAAAGCAATCATGGCATCCTTCTCACAtcttctccaagagagagagaaagtacaaAAGTACTGTACAATGCAACAGAAGAGCTAGGAGTGGCTTCCGTTTCCCACACTTTCCAAGCATGGAATGTAAACAGATATGTGATGTGACAATCACACATCTAGCAACGGGAGAGAATGAAAATACCTACATGGAACTCCTAacaactaacaactctcagcaccaaaCACCAAACTATAGTTCCTGACTTCCTGTTCTAGTATGTGCCAATGGTGGCGTCTCTCCCATTCATGAGAAAGACTCTGGCACAGGGGAGGGGGCTAACCTGAGGCTGAATTGCCTCCCGTACTTCCTTGAGGCATATCAAGGAGAAAGCATACCCATGGTCATCTCCTGAGCCCATTCCTGCCTCCGTGGAAGCAGAGGTGTGTGAGGCGCTGGGTGTTAAGCCCTCTGCAATCGAGGCAGACTCTTAAGTCCACTGTGCTAAGTGGCTGAGCACCTTTACAATTAGATAAAAATTAAAGGAGCACCCTGGACAAGATGTGGACTACAAGCTGCAAACTATTTGGCtatccaaaaaaaaaaggaagtatgAGGTGTGAATGGCAATTCCACCGTAGACAAGAATGGAGAAGATGTGGCGGGGGTGGGGCCTTAGCTCATATAGTGATGTTATTATCGTTAATGTTTATGGTTGCAAGGGTTCAGatatatttttattcagaaaAGTTTCAGAATTTCCCCAACCCCTTGATCATGGAAATATAAGAGTACAAGTGAGGATTTCTAAACAAGACGGAGTGGGATTGGAAAACTGCAAGCAAGAGGCTGTGCAGGGTAACATGATGCTGCTGGAACAATGGAGAAAGTGAAGGCTGGCATAAGCCGGAGATTGTTTAGCTAAGAGAGAAATGCCTTTTTCCCTCCTACACTGAAGGGATTCAAAGGAGATGAAACTATCCATGACACAGAATAAAATTTGGACTGTTGGATTGTTGGGAAAACATGGGAAAACAGGATTATCTATGATGGAGAAATTAAAAGCAAACCAGCTTGGGAAGAATGCCAAGGGCTGGATAAGAAAGGCCAAGAGTGCTGTCTTCAACCTCTGGGACTAAGTCTCCCCATCCCCCTAAGTTAAAGGGATCTCACAGAGCAGGGCAGGGAAAgaccttggacagctgctgctagtcagagcagacaatacagAACTGGGTGGACCCCAAGCGATCCTACTTGATAAAGGAAGCCTCATTGCACATGCTAACATCAAACCCAGCTGGTGAGTTCAGACAGGacattcctccattgcagggggttcgacccttggggtcccttccaactctgcaattctaggattctgggtagagctgggtatcgtccgcatactgatgaacacccagcccaaaccccctgattatctctcccagcagcttcatgttgatgttaaaaagcatgggggagaggatggaaccctgagtcaccccacaagtgagagcccagggatcTGAACACTCATCACCctcaccactttctggacacaccccaggaggaaggagcagaaccactgcataacagtgcccccagctcccagcccctctagatggtccagaaggacattgtggtcaatggtgtcaaaagagatccagcagaactaggaaacagctctcacctttgtccaccggagatcatcgaccagcgtgaccaaggcagtttcagtcgcATGGTGAAGCCTGAATCCCGACTgaaagggatccaaatggtccgcatcctccatgtttggagttgttcagcaaccatccgttcaatcaccttgcccaagaatggaagatttgagactgggctaGTTGGctatattggccgggtctaaagagagccaatgtggtgtggtggttaagagcggtagacacgtaatctggtgaactgggttcacgtctccgctcctccacatgcagctgctgggtgaccttggggtagtcacacttctttgaagtctctcagccccactcacctcaccaaGTGTTTGTtgtagaggaggaagggaaaggagaatgttagccactttgagactcctttgggaagtgataaagtgggatatcaaatccaaactcttctaaagaTTTGTTTTAggaagcggtttaatgactgcctctttcagtgggcttgggaagggaagcattcaccaccccacagcaCCCAGCGCCCTGCCCTTTCCAGTTTGCTTTTATCAGCCAGGATGGACAAGAATCAagaagacaggtggttggtttcactcatccaagcagcctgtccacatcctccgaggtaacagattggaaatGATCCCAtataacatgactagacaggactccagcactctcctgccctgccctgccctgctcccacggtggaatctacctccttccgaatctgagcgattttatctgcaaaaaactttgcacaCGCATTgtaggagatcttggggtccctaccaggccacgatgacgaaggtggttccgatagattccgaaccacctgaaagagtctcctgctgctattttctgcagatgcaatagaggtggTGAATAAAGTCTTCTTCTTTGTCGccatcgccacttggtaggcttgaagtTGAGCTCTGACCTGTGtccagattcagaatgagttttccgccaccggcgctctagccgtctcagtgattgtttcatcaccctcagctccagggaaaaccacagggctgtccTGGCTCCATGCAACCGTAGAGGGCGATTCAgggccagacagtcaatagccctggttaactctgcATTCCAGCGTGTCACCGgtgaatcagctgaaaggccatcaacatgggataaaacatctcctaccactctctggaaaccatttggatccattaagtggcagggGCAGACCATCCAAATCAGACACACCTccatgcagaggggaagggtcgcggagaagtccagttgcaccaggaagtgatctgaccatggcacttcttttgttttgcttttacttaatgtcagatcatccatagaggtgaacaccaggtctaaggcatgtccacgGCTATTTGCCAAACTTATttagggacagccccatggaggtcATGCTTTCCACAAAttcccgagcagccccttgtaagtttgtgtcggcatggatgggatgttaaaatcccctaggacaaccaaactaggatgtccaggagaacatccaccatgacctgaagcagctcagacAGGGAACCCTTGGTGCAgcagggaggtcggtacaccaaaaggaatcctgtactgcccctattgcccaacttccagaacatgcactcagaaaaatGGGTCTTCCCAATACGACGgatggtgcaaactaatgacttcctaaaaatcactgcaaccccccctccctgcccacaaggcctgggttgctgtgcttaagagaaacctggtggacaagcagtggcAGGAACAGGCCCATCttcttcatccaaccaagtctctgtcacacatgccaggtcaagtcctccatccacaatcaggtcgtggatggcagtggtcttattcatcattgacctggcattacacagcagcaccttcaggtcatgtgggtttcccttgctgattccagtattcttccggtcaggaccagacccagaggcagggatagtcctcaaacaatgactaagcctgcctcctcagTAATGACATGGTCCgctcttagcgtaactcctcctccggcccatgatcactgagattggATGTCCCAGTGCTTCCACCCCTGTGGAACCTACCCAGGCCATTCTGTTGActgaggcccactcccaggcagccctgaccctttccccttaaaaa from Lacerta agilis isolate rLacAgi1 chromosome 9, rLacAgi1.pri, whole genome shotgun sequence includes these protein-coding regions:
- the LOC117053494 gene encoding CD209 antigen-like protein E yields the protein MDLAMKTIRDFMIKEKPSLQGRNDSEILAEAEKLAGELLIWADRANEVQSAINDLASNHRQKWQPYKEALYLFDEALVYWHDAERLCESKKSKLIIIQNDKEEAFLENEIKNEQHDFWIGLYYIGRWKWIDETALLRGYWVVGKPDDLVNKRACAIKAKCATPLQCWENCPRLDQKRSICKKKPDKRWFN